A window from Carassius carassius chromosome 40, fCarCar2.1, whole genome shotgun sequence encodes these proteins:
- the LOC132122561 gene encoding uncharacterized protein LOC132122561 — protein sequence MDTFSETQRDSSMSETTETAEHISDVKPVSTRSLSPAELLEELLDLQGESETDVAKTTLEYLEEMTNQVLKEMIETECNLVQKTEPLVGLSTEEPGDAEHQAPAQCVSEDASVLEEEQTLLAQTVDSRVEIASSEKHISSPACESTEADGRHERMQKSIAGETVLRSHEDLMEVSRPGMKRGFDRVNKDLPEEKMERKFDLILQAFEDSSLDFSAQKSRIAVKNPLVRPPKDTRKLLFRASVEPSDLRQTTLLSAPNKCMIGFKLPGLGSWLPEAERTPQTQQKSVAVTEDSAKPKWTPPRHPGMGSPFMMAELKNKLKKPVQE from the exons ATGGACACATTCAGTGAAACGCAGAGAGATTCAAGCATGTCTGAAACCACTGAAACTGCAGAGCACATTTCAGATGTCAAACCAGTATCAACGAGGTCTTTGAGCCCAGCAGAGCTTCTGGAGGAACTGCTAGATCTGCAGGGCGAATCAGAGACAGATGTGGCCAAGACCACTTTAGAGTATTTAGAAGAAATGACAAATCAAGTCTTGAAGGAAATGATAGAAACAGAGTGTAACTTGGTGCAAAAAACAGAACCTTTGGTAGGACTTTCAACAGAAGAACCTGGTGATGCAGAACATCAAGCACCTGCACAGTGTGTGTCAGAAGATGCTTCTGTCCTGGAAGAAGAACAGACGTTATTAGCTCAGACAGTGGACAGTAGGGTGGAAATCGCAAGCAGTGAAAAACATATTAGTTCACCGGCGTGTGAAAGCACTGAAGCTGATGGACGTCATGAGCGGATGCAGAAGTCCATCGCTGGAGAAACAGTGTTGAGAAGTCATGAGGACTTGATGGAAGTTAGCAGACCTGGGATGAAAAGAGGATTTGATCGAGTGAACAAAGACCTTCCAGAGGAGAAGATGGAAAGAAAATTTGATCTAATCCTGCAG GCTTTTGAGGACTCATCTTTAGACTTCAGCGCTCAGAAGTCTAGAATTGCTGTGAAGAATCCACTCGTCCGGCCACCTAAAGACACCAGAAAGCTGCTCTTCAGAGCCTCGGTCGAACCTTCAGATCTCCGTCAGACGACCCTGCTCTCCGCTCCAAACAAATGCATGATTGGATTTAAACTCCCAG GGCTGGGCTCGTGGCTGCCAGAAGCAGAGAGAACACCACAGACACAG CAAAAGTCAGTTGCAGTAACAGAGGACTCAGCTAAACCCAAATGGACACCGCCTAGGCATCCTGG CATGGGGAGCCCCTTCATGATGGCAGAACTCAAAAACAAACTCAAGAAGCCAGTCCAGgaataa